The DNA region GCATAATCAGCAGTTTCCTTAAAATTCGGGTCAATCTCAACTATTTTCTCCAATTCTTCTATGGCTTTCGGCCAATTTCTCAAAGACAGATAAGAAGCGACAAGGGCTTGGCGCGATTCTAAATTTTCCGGCTCAAACTCAACTCTCTTCTGCCAAATTTCTAAAACTTTTGAATACTGTTTTATTTCCGCTAAAGTATTCAGGAGTCGATCGTCAAAATATTTGACGGAGTCAGGTAATATCTCCCATTCAGAATTAGCTTCCGATAATCTGTCGTTTGCAAGAAGAGCCATCAAGTAAAATGTTCTGGATTCTGGATTTTCCGGCCATAAGTTTTTTGCGGATTCCAACACTTCCATCGCTTCCTCGAACCGACTGGCAGAAAACAGGGTTGAGGCAATTTCAAAATAAATACTTTGTTTTTTTGGTGAGAGTTTAGAAGCTCGCTCCAGCATCTCAAGAGACCTGTCATATTGCTCCACCTGCCTGAAAAAAACTCCGGAAGATATCAAAACTCTTGCATCAAGCGGAAACCTTTCTGTCTGAACAGATATTCTATCTTGAGCTAAGTTGAAAAAATCAAGCTTCAACTCTTCAGGGTTGTCGCTAGCAATCACCATAGACGCCTTGTTTAAAAAATGAATTAGCCCCTCTTGATTGCCAAAAGTATTGTAACTAAAAAATTTCTTGAAATGCTCTAAGCTGTCTTGATTTGCTGTTTGAGGATGTATGGCATCAATAATCGTTTTTGCCGCTAGTATTGGCTTGTAATGAAGAAAATAACCTGAAATAAAAAACACGGCGACAAGAGCAGACAAAATTATCGTCTTGGCGTGAGCAAAAGACAGACCGGCAAACGGTAGTTTTATTGATTCCCCCGGCGTGCTCTTATAGCAGATAAAAGCCAGAATTGAGAACAAAAGAATATAACTCGTCAAATTATCAAAATCAAATATCCCCTGAAACAAATACGCGGCTAGAAATCCGGACAAAACACTTTTTTCTAAAATAGAAAAATTGGGTGTTTTCCAAAGATAAAAAATAGAAGAAAAAATAATCAATAAGAAAAATAGAAGCGCCAAAATCCCACCGGCAACAAGCCAGTCAAGATAAACATTATGAACGCGATCAAACCATGGCTCATGACCATACATTGCCGGATTGTAGTTTTCACTAAAGATGTGGATAAAATTTTCCTGACCATAACCAAGAATCGGCCTTTCTTTAAAGCCCTCAATCGCCATCGGCCAGACAAAATAGCGTCCCTGTTCTTTTATCCCCTCAAGAGAAATAGTGGAAAACCTGGATAGAACTGGGCTCTCTTTTACAAAAGACGAGTCTTTGAAAAACCAAAACGCTCCAAGAAAAACCAATAAAAGAAGCAATAAAACTAGAGATTTTTTCCTAAGACTTTTATGCTCTTTTCCAAATACAAGTAAGAGAAAAAATGTGACTGCTAGGCCGAAAATCAAAGCTAGAGTTACACCTCTTGTCGCGGTGTTGTATAGAATAAAGACCTGCGTCGCAATCAAAAACAAATAGAGATATCGATAGTTGTCGCGCCTCTGAAAGAAATAAAAAATCCCGATAAAGATATGGAACATTAAATAAACTGCCAAATAGATAGCGTTGCCAAGTGTTCCGTCCAACCTAACCCCACCTTGCCTTATATCAACCGACCCCACAAGCTGAAGAAAGCTATAGAAACATATGATTGCACTTGTCACTAAAGAAACGTGGAAAAATATCTTCCAGTCTTTTTCTTTCAGAACCGAGATCATAACTACAAACAACCCAACCAAGTAAAATAGGGTGATCAATCCTTCCATTCTTTCAAAAGTTGACCAAAAGCTTCTATACGGGTCAATCCCGAAAACAGCTGAAAAGACAAGAACTACCAAAAAAGAAACGGTTGAATACAAAATCCATGATTTTTTTGGTAAATATTCTTTATTTAAAAATACAAGACCAATCCATGACAAGAAAACAATACTAACAATTATCCTGAAAGCAAACGCCTTACCGGTTATAAAAGGAAAAAACAAGGAATAGCTTATAATAAGAGGGATGAAAGGAATCAACATTAATCCCGTCACAACAAGAGTCTTTAAAATTTTCTCCGAGTTCATGAGCCCAATATATCATGAAAAATTAAGTGCGGATAGTATGTCATAATACAAACGTAACCCGTTAAAAATCCTCGCGGGATAAAGCATATGAAAGAAAAAATCTACAACATTCTTCGGTGGAGTGAAAAATATACCAAAACCGACATGGTTTATTTAACCAAGGGTGGCTCTTGGCTTGCTCTTGAGTACTCCTTTCAGGTAGTCAGCAGTCTTTTCTTGGCGGTTGCCTTCGCTAATCTTTTACCCAAAGAGGCCTTCGGTACTTATCAGTTCATCATTGCTATGGCATCTATCGTCAGTGTCTTTACATTAACCGGTATGAGTAGCGCCATTATGCGCTCAGTCGCTCGCGGCACTGACGGTGCCTTACGCTACGGTCTTCAGCTTAAACTTACCTGGAGTATTGGTATTGTTTTAGCATCAGGTGGTCTTTCACTCTATTACTTTTTTAACGACAACCAAACGCTGGCAATAGCTTTTTTGATCGTCGGCGCCTTTCAGCCTCTAATCTCCAGCTTCAAACTATATGGACCCTTCTTAGTCGGTAAAAAAAATTTCCGGGAAAATTCCACGCTGAATATTCTGCAGAAATTATTGCCATTTATTCTTCTGCTTTTGGCTCTATTTCTCACGAAAAATCCGCTTATCATTGTTGCTGTCTATTTTATTGCCAATGCTACCTCAGTGATTTTTTTGTATCGGTACACTGTTCGGAAATACAAACTGACAATTACACCCGATCCGGAACTCAAAAGCTACAGCAAACACTTAAGTTTTATGGAATCATTTTTAAAAATTGCCGGACAGTTGGATAAAATTCTTATGTGGCATTTCCTCGGAGCCGCTTCGGTCGCAATTTATACAATTGCACAGATGCCTGTATCACACATAAAAGGTTTATTTAATTTAGGTCACTCACTTACCTTTCCAAAATTTGCTAAAAAAAATTTAACAGAGTTAAAGATAATATTACCTAAAAAAATAACTAAATATTTTTTTATTTCAATTATCACCGCTACTGTTTATATAGTGTTTGCTCCATTTCTTTTCTCAGTTTTCTTTCCAATATATTCCGAGTCAGTCTTTTATTCACAATTGCTAGCCCTTGCCATTCTTGTTGTACCAAAAACATTCATAAATCAATCTTTCATTTCCCACCAGATGAAAAAAGAGTTATATATATCAAACATTAGCACCTCAATAATTAGAATAATTTTAATTGCAATTTTACTACCAATCTATGGTATAACAGGAGCAATTATTGCCTTAATTATCGCAGAATTTTATGAAACAGCTTTATTATGGTTTCTTTTCCGTCGTTTACGATATCCTAGGGAAATTTGACTAACATCTAATCTATAAAAAAGATCTCAGCCGATTATGACTGAGACCTATACTAGTTAGCTCTCTCCCAGCAGGAAAGGCGAGTATCTTCTTCAACTCTTCTGAAACCGATAGACTCGACAATCCTGATGTGGTATTCGTACAGTTCAAGCGAAAAACCAAGTATTATCGGCAGAATCTAAATAAATTTATTTGTTTTCCAAAATAAAAATATAATTTGGCGAGTATTCTCCGATTGAAGGTAATTGTGAGGCAATTTTATTAATCGGGTGTAAATAATCTGGTTCTTTGTTCTCCATTTTTGCAAGTTTAGCATAAACAACCCTAGAAATAATGTAGTATAAACTGCCGATGTTGTTTGCTTCCAAAAACTTAAAATTCTTTTTTGAAAAAGAAATGAGTTTTCCTTCTGGCATATAAAAATTGTGCCAACGAACTTTAATTGGAAAGAGATCAAATGTCTTTCGTAAATCATTCAAGCGATCTAGTCCCTCAAGAGTATTCTCGCAAAGAATTATTCTTCCTTTCTTTTTCAA from Candidatus Paceibacterota bacterium includes:
- a CDS encoding O-antigen ligase family protein translates to MNSEKILKTLVVTGLMLIPFIPLIISYSLFFPFITGKAFAFRIIVSIVFLSWIGLVFLNKEYLPKKSWILYSTVSFLVVLVFSAVFGIDPYRSFWSTFERMEGLITLFYLVGLFVVMISVLKEKDWKIFFHVSLVTSAIICFYSFLQLVGSVDIRQGGVRLDGTLGNAIYLAVYLMFHIFIGIFYFFQRRDNYRYLYLFLIATQVFILYNTATRGVTLALIFGLAVTFFLLLVFGKEHKSLRKKSLVLLLLLLVFLGAFWFFKDSSFVKESPVLSRFSTISLEGIKEQGRYFVWPMAIEGFKERPILGYGQENFIHIFSENYNPAMYGHEPWFDRVHNVYLDWLVAGGILALLFFLLIIFSSIFYLWKTPNFSILEKSVLSGFLAAYLFQGIFDFDNLTSYILLFSILAFICYKSTPGESIKLPFAGLSFAHAKTIILSALVAVFFISGYFLHYKPILAAKTIIDAIHPQTANQDSLEHFKKFFSYNTFGNQEGLIHFLNKASMVIASDNPEELKLDFFNLAQDRISVQTERFPLDARVLISSGVFFRQVEQYDRSLEMLERASKLSPKKQSIYFEIASTLFSASRFEEAMEVLESAKNLWPENPESRTFYLMALLANDRLSEANSEWEILPDSVKYFDDRLLNTLAEIKQYSKVLEIWQKRVEFEPENLESRQALVASYLSLRNWPKAIEELEKIVEIDPNFKETADYAISEIRAGRGAGLLAN
- a CDS encoding oligosaccharide flippase family protein, yielding MKEKIYNILRWSEKYTKTDMVYLTKGGSWLALEYSFQVVSSLFLAVAFANLLPKEAFGTYQFIIAMASIVSVFTLTGMSSAIMRSVARGTDGALRYGLQLKLTWSIGIVLASGGLSLYYFFNDNQTLAIAFLIVGAFQPLISSFKLYGPFLVGKKNFRENSTLNILQKLLPFILLLLALFLTKNPLIIVAVYFIANATSVIFLYRYTVRKYKLTITPDPELKSYSKHLSFMESFLKIAGQLDKILMWHFLGAASVAIYTIAQMPVSHIKGLFNLGHSLTFPKFAKKNLTELKIILPKKITKYFFISIITATVYIVFAPFLFSVFFPIYSESVFYSQLLALAILVVPKTFINQSFISHQMKKELYISNISTSIIRIILIAILLPIYGITGAIIALIIAEFYETALLWFLFRRLRYPREI